In one window of Streptomyces sp. NBC_01224 DNA:
- a CDS encoding type I polyketide synthase translates to MANEEKFLDYLKRAAADLRETRRRLREMEDREREPIAIVGMSCRYPGGVTSPEKLWDLVASGGDGISPFPTNRGWDIDGVFDTDPDRSGTSYVREGGFLHEAGAFDPGFFGISPREALAMDPQQRLLLEVSWEACERAGIDPTSLKGSRTGVFAGLMYHDYISTLHSLPDGVEGYLGTGNSGSVLSGRVSYTLGLEGPAVTVDTACSSSLVALHFAVQALRSGECTMALAGGVSVMATPGTFVDFSRQRGLSFDGRCKSFAASADGTGWAEGAGVLVVERLSDALRLGHDVLAVVRGSAVNQDGASSGLTAPNGPSQQRVIRQALANARLAPERIDAVEAHGTGTTLGDPIEAQALLATYGQGRADGRPLWLGSLKSNIGHTQAAAGVAGVIKMVLAMRHGVLPRTLHVDEPTPQVDWESGDVRLLTEQREWPETGEPRRVGVSSFGVSGTNAHVILEQPPVVAAESGATPARKSPVVPWLLSAAVGPGALEAQAGALAGHMDAVGTQASGALDVGFSLATGRAALAQRAVVLADGRDGLLEGLNALAAGRPSAGVVRGSAVDGRLAVLFPGQGSQWPGMGRELYEAYPTFKDAFDAVCAELDPHLDRSVREAVFDGGELLDRTQFTQAGLFAFEVALFRLVSSWGVTPDFLMGHSIGELSAAHVAGVLSLEDAATLVAARGRLMQAMPAGGAMVSLQATENEVLPLLGERVSIAALNGPQSTVVSGDEDAVLAIAAHFGAEGRKTKRLRVSHAFHSPHMDAALDEFRTVAAGLAFHPAGIAIVSDVTGRIAEPGELSDPEYWVRHLRQTVRFLDGTRSLQDQGVTTFLELGPDGVLSGMAQECLDGEGHACVPALRRNRNEPQTLLRAMAELHVRGPHVDWASYFEGTAARRVDLPTYAFQHQEFWPRPQLRQPGGPEEHVVQDPAQARFWEAVEGGDSRALAEALGVEEDMRSSLADLLPVLSSWRRRHRDESTVDAWRYRVTWKPLTPAPAAAPTGTWLLAVPADRAGDEAVTAVGRELAAGGADVARLLITTDGNDRVTVARALNDALTDSGPLAGIVSLLALDEEADRSHPVLPGGLCALLALIQAVMDLDEDVPLWCVTRGAVSIGRSEAPAGAVQAQTWGLGRVFGLERAERWGGLIDLPADLDTLDSRAWARLRGVLAGPVGEDQVALRQGGVFGRRLVRAPAPAASAPWNPRGTALITGGTGALGAHVARHLAREGVEHLVLTGRRGPAAEGAAALHDELAALGARVTIASCDVADRDALAALVDQVQEADGRPIGTVVHAAGVTVTAGLAESDPADVADAVAAKVAGAANLDSLFGTESGGTPEAFILFASGAGVWGAAGQGAYAAGNAYLDGLAEYRRSRGLPATSVSWGGWSGGGMADSAAQDMLARRGLTGMDPELAIGALVRAVETGETCLTVADIDWSLFAPAFTLAHPRPLIGDIPEAAEALRSNPSEAGNAGTEASAALRARLTELSATGRDRELLDLVRAEAAAVLGHPSAEAVPADRAFRDLGFDSLTAIELRNRLNRATGLDLPATLVFDHPTPAHIATGLLAPLLGGANTGAPAPAPAPLRTDDDPIAIVGMSCRYPGGVRSPDDLWDLVANGRDAIAEFPADRGWDLGRLYSDDRERPGTTYGDEGGFVHDATDFDAGFFGISPREALAMDPQQRLLLETSWETFERAGISPASVRGTRTSVFTGTNGQDYATVLLGSPDASTGSLATSNAASVVSGRLSYTFGLEGPAVTVDTACSSSLVALHLAIQALRAGECSLALAGGVTVMSTPAAFVEFSRQGALASDGRCKSFADAADGTGWGEGVGMLLMERLSDARRNGHEVLAVVRGSAVNQDGASNGLTAPNGPAQQRVIRHALASAGLEPAQVDAVDGHGTGTRLGDPIEAQALLATYGQGRAEGRPLLLGSIKSNIGHTQAAAGVAGVIKMVMAMRHGVLPRTLHVDEPTPQVDWSAGAVELLTESVAWPETGEARRAGVSSFGVSGTNAHVILEQAPEIEAAAEAVGVPVPVVPWVVSARTAEALVAQVERLSAFVGDRDPVDVGFSLVTTRAALEHRAVLMGDRTLRGEVVEGRSAVLFSGQGAQRSGMGRELYESYPVFADAFDAVCAELDRHLDRPVREVVFGGGELLDQTQFTQAGLFALEVALFRLVSAWGVKPDFLLGHSIGELSAAHVAGVLSLEDAARLVAARGRLMQALPAGGAMVSLQATEDEVLPLLTDGVSIAALNGPSSTVVSGDEDAVLAIAAHFGAEGRKTKRLRVSHAFHSPRMDAMLDEFRTVAEGLTFHRPETMVVSNVTGRVVSDDEICSADYWVRHVREAVRFLDGMRALQDQGVATFLELGPDGVLSAMGQDCVEDSAFVPALRRDRDEPLTLVTALAELHVRGTSVDWAAYFAGTGARRIGLPTYAFQHERYWPSAPLVPVGGPAGTRNPIDAEFWDVVARGDVDTLARTLDVGETGTPSLASMLPALSQWHRNRSESLSVGSWRYRVTWKPIDDTTEPALSGVWVLAVPTGSTDEPIVADCVSSLRDHGASVVVLPVDGGLDDVTTIGDRLRETIDDHGSLSGVLSLLSFDERAHPVHSVLPSGSFAVLALLRAMTWLELESPLWCATRTAVSVRRSDVLARPVQAQTWGLGRVASLEHPKVWGGLVDLPEEVDARALNRLVAALAGTDGEDQLAVRGTGVLARRVLPAPPDGSAPARSWKPSGTVLITGGTGALGGHVARWLATEGAEHVVLTSRRGDKASGATELVAELEKLGSRVTVAACDVTDRAAVAGLLERLSAAGDTVRTVVHAAGVGKLASLTVTDDDMFADIAAAKVAGARYLDELIDHDNLDAVIYFSSVSAVWGVGDHGAYAAANAYADALAEQRRAEGVPALSVAWGPWAGGGMVSDDAKILLDRQGVRLIQPASGIAALRQALDHDDTTVVVADVDWERFAPVFTMARARPLIADIPQVAAAIGDAVEPADQTETAPALRAELIVLSEADRAQLLLDLVRGHAATVLGHATPKGVEAGRAFRELGFDSLTAVELRNRLNTATGLRLPATSVFDHPTPTALARHLQAEILQDAEGDLPPGEELDRLEQVLAARAHDDIGRMRVVMRLESLLSKLNEANGPADRDSSAERYESATNEELFDLIDNDLGIS, encoded by the coding sequence ATGGCGAACGAGGAGAAGTTCCTCGACTACCTCAAGCGGGCCGCGGCGGACCTGCGCGAGACTCGCCGTCGGCTGCGGGAGATGGAGGACCGGGAGCGGGAGCCCATCGCGATCGTGGGCATGAGCTGCCGCTACCCGGGCGGGGTGACGAGCCCCGAGAAGCTGTGGGACCTGGTCGCCTCGGGCGGGGACGGCATCTCCCCGTTCCCCACCAACCGGGGCTGGGACATCGACGGAGTGTTCGACACCGACCCGGACCGGTCCGGTACGTCGTACGTCCGTGAGGGCGGATTCCTGCATGAGGCAGGGGCGTTCGACCCCGGTTTCTTCGGGATCTCGCCGCGTGAGGCGCTGGCGATGGACCCGCAGCAGCGCCTGCTCCTCGAAGTCTCGTGGGAAGCGTGCGAACGCGCGGGGATCGACCCGACGTCCTTGAAGGGCAGCCGGACGGGCGTGTTCGCCGGTCTGATGTACCACGACTACATCAGCACGCTGCACTCCCTGCCCGACGGTGTGGAGGGTTACCTGGGCACGGGCAACTCGGGCAGTGTCCTGTCCGGCCGGGTGTCGTACACGCTGGGCCTGGAAGGGCCCGCGGTGACCGTCGACACGGCGTGCTCCTCGTCCCTGGTCGCCCTGCACTTCGCGGTGCAGGCGCTGAGGTCGGGCGAGTGCACCATGGCCCTGGCCGGCGGTGTGAGCGTCATGGCGACCCCCGGAACATTCGTGGACTTCTCACGCCAGCGCGGTCTGTCCTTCGACGGCCGCTGCAAGTCCTTCGCGGCGAGCGCGGACGGCACCGGCTGGGCCGAGGGCGCCGGTGTCCTCGTGGTGGAGCGGCTGTCCGACGCCCTCCGGCTGGGACACGACGTGCTGGCCGTGGTCCGCGGCTCCGCCGTGAACCAGGACGGGGCCAGCAGCGGTCTGACGGCGCCCAACGGTCCGTCCCAGCAGCGCGTCATCCGGCAGGCACTGGCCAACGCACGGCTCGCACCGGAGCGGATCGACGCGGTGGAGGCGCACGGTACGGGTACGACGCTGGGTGACCCGATCGAGGCGCAGGCGCTGCTGGCGACGTACGGTCAGGGGCGGGCGGACGGGCGGCCGCTGTGGCTGGGGTCGTTGAAGTCGAACATCGGTCACACGCAGGCCGCGGCCGGTGTGGCCGGTGTGATCAAGATGGTGCTGGCGATGCGGCACGGTGTGCTGCCGCGGACGCTGCATGTGGACGAGCCGACGCCGCAGGTGGACTGGGAGTCCGGCGACGTCCGGCTGCTGACCGAGCAGCGGGAATGGCCCGAGACGGGCGAACCGCGGCGCGTCGGCGTGTCGTCCTTCGGTGTCAGTGGCACCAACGCGCACGTCATCCTCGAACAGCCGCCCGTGGTGGCAGCGGAGAGCGGAGCCACACCGGCGCGGAAGTCTCCGGTCGTGCCGTGGCTGCTCTCGGCCGCAGTCGGCCCCGGTGCGCTCGAGGCGCAGGCGGGCGCTCTGGCCGGCCACATGGACGCGGTGGGCACGCAGGCGTCCGGCGCGCTGGACGTCGGTTTCTCCCTGGCCACCGGCCGGGCGGCACTGGCCCAGCGCGCGGTAGTGCTCGCGGACGGCCGCGACGGACTGCTCGAGGGCCTGAACGCGCTGGCGGCCGGACGGCCGTCCGCCGGTGTGGTGCGGGGCTCGGCGGTGGACGGCCGGCTGGCGGTGCTGTTCCCGGGCCAGGGATCGCAGTGGCCGGGCATGGGCCGCGAGCTGTACGAGGCGTATCCGACGTTCAAGGACGCCTTCGACGCCGTATGCGCGGAGCTGGACCCCCATCTCGACCGGTCGGTACGCGAAGCCGTCTTCGATGGCGGGGAGTTGCTGGACCGGACGCAGTTCACACAGGCCGGACTCTTCGCTTTCGAGGTCGCGCTGTTCCGGCTGGTCTCGTCGTGGGGTGTCACCCCCGACTTCCTGATGGGCCACTCCATCGGTGAGCTGTCCGCCGCCCACGTGGCAGGCGTGCTCTCGCTGGAGGACGCGGCGACACTGGTCGCCGCCCGGGGCCGTCTGATGCAGGCCATGCCGGCCGGCGGCGCCATGGTGTCCCTGCAGGCGACCGAGAACGAGGTCCTCCCCCTGCTGGGCGAACGTGTGTCGATCGCGGCGCTCAACGGGCCGCAATCGACGGTGGTTTCGGGTGATGAGGACGCGGTCCTGGCGATCGCCGCGCATTTCGGTGCGGAGGGCCGCAAGACCAAGCGGCTGCGGGTCAGCCACGCGTTCCACTCCCCGCACATGGACGCCGCGCTCGACGAGTTCCGTACGGTGGCCGCGGGGCTCGCCTTCCATCCGGCCGGGATCGCCATCGTCTCCGACGTCACCGGCCGGATCGCCGAGCCCGGTGAGCTGAGCGACCCGGAGTACTGGGTACGTCACCTACGCCAGACCGTCCGCTTCCTCGACGGGACGCGAAGTCTCCAGGACCAGGGCGTGACGACGTTCCTCGAACTCGGCCCGGACGGCGTGCTGTCCGGCATGGCGCAGGAGTGCCTGGACGGCGAGGGGCACGCCTGCGTGCCCGCCCTGCGCCGGAACAGGAACGAGCCGCAGACACTGCTCCGTGCGATGGCGGAACTGCATGTGCGCGGTCCGCACGTCGACTGGGCCTCCTACTTCGAGGGGACCGCCGCCCGCCGGGTCGACCTGCCGACGTACGCCTTCCAGCACCAGGAGTTCTGGCCGCGGCCCCAGCTCCGGCAGCCGGGCGGCCCCGAGGAGCACGTGGTCCAGGATCCGGCTCAGGCCCGCTTCTGGGAAGCCGTCGAGGGCGGCGATTCCCGGGCCCTGGCCGAGGCACTCGGCGTCGAGGAGGACATGCGGTCCTCGCTCGCCGATCTGCTTCCCGTCCTGTCGTCGTGGCGGCGGCGGCACAGGGACGAGTCGACCGTCGACGCCTGGCGCTACCGCGTCACCTGGAAGCCGCTGACGCCCGCCCCCGCGGCCGCCCCCACCGGAACCTGGCTCCTCGCCGTCCCCGCGGACCGGGCCGGGGACGAGGCGGTGACCGCTGTCGGGCGCGAGCTGGCAGCGGGCGGCGCCGATGTCGCACGACTCCTGATCACCACGGACGGGAACGACCGGGTCACGGTCGCGCGCGCCCTGAACGACGCGCTCACCGACAGCGGCCCGCTTGCCGGGATCGTGTCACTGCTCGCGCTGGACGAGGAAGCGGACCGCAGCCATCCGGTGCTGCCGGGCGGGCTCTGCGCCCTGCTGGCGCTGATCCAGGCCGTCATGGACCTGGACGAGGACGTACCACTGTGGTGCGTGACCCGCGGCGCCGTGTCCATCGGGCGGTCCGAGGCCCCCGCAGGCGCCGTGCAGGCACAGACCTGGGGCCTGGGCCGGGTGTTCGGCCTGGAGCGCGCCGAGCGCTGGGGCGGCCTCATCGATCTTCCGGCGGACCTGGACACCCTCGACTCCCGGGCGTGGGCGCGACTGCGCGGCGTGCTGGCCGGGCCCGTCGGAGAGGACCAGGTCGCCCTGCGGCAGGGCGGCGTGTTCGGGCGCCGGCTCGTACGCGCCCCGGCACCCGCCGCGTCCGCGCCGTGGAACCCGCGTGGAACCGCGCTCATCACCGGCGGGACGGGTGCGCTGGGCGCGCACGTCGCGCGCCACCTCGCCCGCGAGGGTGTGGAGCACCTCGTGCTCACCGGCCGGCGCGGACCCGCCGCCGAAGGCGCCGCCGCACTCCACGACGAACTCGCCGCGCTGGGCGCCCGGGTGACGATCGCGTCCTGTGACGTCGCCGACCGTGACGCACTCGCCGCGCTCGTGGACCAGGTGCAGGAAGCGGACGGCCGACCCATCGGGACGGTCGTCCACGCAGCCGGGGTGACCGTGACGGCCGGGCTTGCCGAATCGGATCCCGCGGACGTCGCGGACGCCGTCGCCGCCAAGGTGGCCGGCGCCGCGAACCTCGACAGCCTCTTCGGGACGGAATCGGGCGGGACACCCGAGGCGTTCATTCTGTTCGCCTCGGGCGCCGGAGTGTGGGGCGCCGCCGGACAGGGCGCCTACGCGGCGGGCAACGCCTACCTGGACGGCCTGGCGGAGTACCGGCGCAGCCGCGGGCTTCCCGCCACGTCGGTCTCCTGGGGCGGTTGGTCCGGTGGCGGCATGGCCGACAGCGCGGCCCAGGACATGCTCGCCCGCCGCGGGCTCACGGGCATGGACCCGGAGCTGGCCATCGGCGCGCTCGTACGGGCGGTCGAGACGGGCGAGACGTGCCTGACCGTCGCGGACATCGACTGGTCCCTCTTCGCGCCCGCGTTCACGCTGGCGCACCCCAGGCCGCTGATCGGTGACATCCCGGAAGCAGCCGAAGCCCTGCGGAGCAACCCGTCCGAGGCCGGCAACGCCGGGACGGAGGCCTCGGCGGCGCTGCGCGCCCGGCTGACCGAACTCTCCGCGACCGGACGCGACCGGGAACTGCTCGACCTGGTCAGGGCCGAGGCCGCAGCCGTACTCGGTCACCCGTCGGCCGAAGCTGTCCCCGCCGACCGGGCCTTCCGCGACCTGGGCTTCGACTCCCTGACCGCCATCGAGCTCCGGAACCGGCTGAACAGGGCGACCGGACTGGACCTGCCCGCGACCCTCGTGTTCGACCACCCGACACCGGCCCACATCGCCACGGGCCTGCTGGCACCGCTGCTCGGGGGCGCGAATACCGGGGCCCCCGCCCCTGCCCCCGCTCCTCTCCGCACCGACGACGACCCCATCGCGATCGTCGGCATGAGCTGCCGCTACCCGGGCGGCGTCCGATCCCCCGACGACCTGTGGGACCTGGTCGCCAACGGCCGCGACGCCATCGCGGAATTCCCCGCCGACCGGGGCTGGGACCTCGGCCGGCTGTACAGCGACGACCGGGAACGCCCCGGCACCACCTACGGGGACGAAGGCGGCTTCGTCCACGACGCCACGGACTTCGACGCCGGCTTCTTCGGGATCTCGCCGCGTGAGGCGCTGGCGATGGACCCGCAGCAGCGGCTGCTGCTCGAAACCTCGTGGGAGACCTTCGAGCGGGCCGGCATCAGCCCGGCCTCGGTGCGCGGCACCCGCACCAGCGTGTTCACGGGGACCAACGGCCAGGACTACGCCACGGTCCTCCTCGGCTCCCCGGACGCCTCAACGGGCTCGCTGGCCACCAGCAACGCCGCGAGTGTCGTCTCGGGCCGGCTCTCGTACACCTTCGGCCTGGAAGGGCCGGCGGTGACCGTGGACACGGCGTGCTCGTCCTCGCTCGTCGCGCTCCACCTGGCGATCCAGGCACTGCGGGCGGGGGAGTGCTCGCTGGCCCTGGCCGGGGGAGTGACGGTCATGTCGACACCGGCGGCGTTCGTGGAGTTCAGCAGGCAGGGAGCGCTGGCTTCGGACGGTCGCTGCAAGTCTTTCGCCGACGCTGCGGATGGCACGGGCTGGGGCGAGGGCGTCGGGATGCTGCTCATGGAGCGGCTGTCGGACGCCCGGCGCAACGGTCACGAGGTGCTGGCCGTCGTCCGCGGTTCAGCGGTGAACCAGGACGGTGCGTCGAACGGTCTGACGGCGCCGAACGGACCGGCCCAGCAGCGCGTCATCCGGCATGCACTCGCCTCGGCGGGTCTGGAGCCGGCGCAGGTCGACGCGGTCGACGGACACGGGACCGGCACGCGGCTGGGTGACCCGATCGAGGCGCAGGCGCTGCTGGCGACGTACGGTCAGGGGCGGGCGGAGGGCCGGCCGCTGCTGCTCGGGTCGATCAAGTCGAACATCGGTCACACGCAGGCCGCGGCGGGTGTGGCCGGGGTCATCAAGATGGTGATGGCGATGCGGCACGGTGTGCTGCCCCGTACCCTCCACGTCGACGAGCCGACGCCGCAGGTGGACTGGTCGGCGGGTGCGGTGGAGCTGCTGACGGAGTCGGTGGCGTGGCCGGAGACGGGTGAGGCGCGCCGGGCGGGGGTGTCGTCGTTCGGTGTCAGTGGCACGAACGCGCACGTGATCCTGGAGCAGGCTCCGGAGATCGAGGCGGCGGCAGAGGCCGTGGGTGTCCCGGTGCCGGTGGTGCCGTGGGTGGTGTCGGCGAGGACGGCCGAGGCGCTCGTTGCCCAGGTGGAGCGGTTGTCGGCGTTCGTCGGGGATCGGGATCCGGTGGATGTCGGGTTCTCGTTGGTGACGACGCGGGCGGCGTTGGAGCATCGTGCGGTGCTGATGGGTGACCGGACCCTGCGGGGCGAGGTGGTCGAAGGCCGGTCGGCGGTGTTGTTCTCGGGTCAGGGTGCGCAGCGGTCGGGTATGGGTCGTGAGCTGTACGAGTCCTACCCGGTGTTTGCGGATGCGTTTGATGCTGTGTGTGCGGAGTTGGACCGGCATCTGGACCGGCCGGTCCGTGAGGTGGTCTTCGGCGGCGGTGAGCTGCTGGATCAGACGCAGTTCACGCAGGCGGGGCTGTTCGCGCTTGAGGTGGCGTTGTTCCGGTTGGTGTCGGCGTGGGGTGTGAAGCCGGACTTCTTGTTGGGGCATTCGATCGGTGAGTTGTCGGCTGCGCATGTGGCCGGGGTGCTGTCGCTGGAGGACGCGGCGAGGCTGGTGGCGGCCCGGGGCCGTCTGATGCAGGCGTTGCCGGCCGGTGGGGCGATGGTCTCGCTCCAGGCGACCGAGGACGAAGTCCTTCCGCTGCTGACCGACGGTGTGTCGATTGCCGCGCTCAACGGGCCGTCTTCGACGGTGGTGTCGGGTGACGAGGACGCGGTTCTGGCGATCGCCGCGCATTTCGGGGCGGAGGGCCGTAAGACCAAGCGCCTCCGCGTCAGCCACGCCTTCCACTCGCCGCGCATGGACGCGATGCTGGACGAGTTCCGCACGGTCGCCGAAGGCCTCACCTTCCACCGGCCCGAGACCATGGTTGTGTCCAATGTGACCGGTCGGGTCGTGTCGGACGACGAGATCTGCTCGGCGGACTACTGGGTGCGCCACGTCCGTGAGGCGGTGCGTTTCCTCGACGGGATGCGTGCCCTCCAGGACCAGGGCGTGGCCACGTTCCTGGAGTTGGGTCCGGACGGTGTGCTGTCCGCGATGGGACAGGACTGTGTCGAGGACTCGGCGTTCGTACCGGCTCTGCGCAGGGACCGCGACGAGCCGCTGACGCTCGTCACCGCCCTCGCGGAGCTCCACGTACGCGGTACGTCCGTCGACTGGGCCGCGTACTTCGCCGGCACCGGCGCCCGCCGCATCGGCCTGCCCACGTACGCCTTCCAGCACGAGCGGTACTGGCCGAGCGCACCGCTCGTCCCGGTCGGTGGACCTGCCGGCACGCGGAATCCGATCGACGCCGAGTTCTGGGACGTCGTCGCACGCGGTGACGTCGACACCCTGGCCAGGACGCTCGATGTCGGAGAGACCGGCACGCCGTCCCTCGCGAGCATGCTGCCCGCCCTGTCCCAGTGGCACCGCAATCGCAGCGAAAGCTTGTCGGTCGGGTCCTGGCGGTACCGCGTGACCTGGAAGCCCATCGACGACACGACCGAGCCCGCGCTCTCCGGCGTTTGGGTGCTCGCGGTTCCCACGGGAAGCACCGACGAACCGATCGTCGCAGACTGCGTGAGCTCCTTGCGCGACCACGGGGCAAGCGTCGTGGTTCTGCCCGTGGACGGCGGACTGGACGACGTCACCACGATCGGCGACCGGCTGCGCGAGACCATCGACGACCACGGAAGCCTCTCCGGCGTGCTGTCGCTGCTGTCCTTCGACGAGCGCGCCCATCCCGTGCACAGCGTGCTGCCGTCCGGTTCGTTCGCCGTTCTGGCCCTTCTGCGGGCGATGACCTGGCTGGAGCTGGAGTCGCCGCTGTGGTGCGCCACCCGGACCGCCGTGTCCGTCCGGCGATCCGACGTCCTCGCCCGGCCGGTGCAGGCACAGACCTGGGGCCTGGGACGGGTCGCCTCGTTGGAGCACCCCAAGGTGTGGGGCGGTCTCGTCGACCTGCCGGAAGAGGTGGACGCCCGCGCACTGAACCGCTTGGTGGCCGCCCTCGCGGGCACGGACGGCGAGGACCAACTGGCGGTACGTGGCACGGGGGTGCTCGCCCGACGGGTGCTGCCCGCGCCACCGGACGGATCGGCGCCCGCACGGTCCTGGAAGCCGTCCGGCACCGTGCTCATCACCGGCGGAACCGGTGCGCTGGGCGGGCACGTCGCGCGGTGGCTGGCCACTGAGGGAGCCGAGCACGTCGTCCTCACGAGCCGTAGAGGTGACAAGGCTTCAGGAGCCACTGAACTGGTCGCCGAGCTGGAGAAGCTGGGCAGCAGGGTCACCGTCGCCGCGTGCGACGTGACCGACCGGGCTGCGGTGGCCGGCCTGCTGGAACGGCTCTCTGCCGCCGGGGACACGGTGCGTACCGTCGTGCACGCGGCAGGAGTCGGCAAGCTCGCCTCGCTGACGGTGACGGACGACGACATGTTCGCGGACATCGCCGCCGCCAAGGTCGCCGGAGCCCGGTACCTCGACGAACTGATCGACCACGACAACCTCGACGCGGTCATCTACTTCTCCTCGGTCTCGGCCGTCTGGGGTGTCGGAGACCACGGGGCCTACGCGGCTGCCAACGCCTACGCCGACGCGCTCGCCGAACAACGGCGTGCCGAGGGCGTGCCGGCCCTGTCCGTGGCCTGGGGGCCGTGGGCCGGTGGCGGAATGGTGAGCGACGACGCCAAGATCCTCCTCGACCGGCAGGGCGTACGTCTCATCCAGCCCGCGTCGGGCATCGCCGCGCTCCGGCAGGCCCTGGATCACGACGACACCACCGTGGTGGTCGCCGACGTCGACTGGGAACGCTTCGCGCCGGTCTTCACCATGGCGCGCGCCCGCCCCCTGATCGCCGACATCCCGCAGGTGGCAGCGGCCATCGGGGACGCGGTGGAACCGGCCGACCAGACGGAGACCGCCCCGGCCCTGCGCGCGGAGCTGATCGTGCTCTCCGAGGCCGACCGGGCACAGCTCCTGCTGGATCTGGTGCGCGGCCACGCGGCGACCGTGCTCGGACACGCGACGCCCAAGGGCGTCGAAGCGGGCCGGGCCTTCAGGGAACTCGGCTTCGATTCACTCACCGCGGTCGAACTGCGCAACCGGCTCAACACCGCGACCGGGCTGCGCCTTCCGGCGACGTCCGTCTTCGACCACCCGACGCCGACCGCACTCGCACGCCATCTGCAGGCGGAAATCCTGCAGGACGCGGAAGGCGATCTGCCACCCGGCGAGGAACTCGACCGGCTGGAACAGGTTCTCGCCGCCCGCGCGCACGACGACATCGGCCGGATGCGCGTGGTCATGCGCCTGGAATCCCTGTTGTCCAAGCTCAACGAGGCGAACGGGCCTGCCGACCGGGACAGCAGCGCGGAGCGCTACGAGTCCGCGACGAACGAGGAGTTGTTCGACTTGATCGACAACGACCTCGGGATCTCTTGA